The following coding sequences are from one Halorubrum sp. BOL3-1 window:
- a CDS encoding transposase, with product MCDNFSSHFAEYVDKVVNKHDLHRVALPRYSPDLNPIEQIWKSVKRDLSPLDASDLERYRELICSVFHDYADRISFAESWIDRFLSIQIL from the coding sequence ATCTGCGATAACTTTTCGTCTCACTTTGCCGAGTATGTCGATAAGGTAGTAAATAAACACGATCTACACAGAGTAGCACTGCCGCGGTATTCGCCGGATCTCAATCCGATCGAACAGATCTGGAAAAGCGTAAAACGTGATCTCTCACCGCTTGACGCGTCAGATCTTGAAAGGTATCGAGAACTGATCTGTTCGGTCTTTCACGACTACGCCGATCGGATAAGCTTCGCAGAATCATGGATAGATCGCTTCCTATCTATTCAAATATTATGA